In Antechinus flavipes isolate AdamAnt ecotype Samford, QLD, Australia chromosome 3, AdamAnt_v2, whole genome shotgun sequence, a genomic segment contains:
- the MEIS3 gene encoding homeobox protein Meis3 isoform X3 — MAQRYDDLSQYPGVDSAGLANFSEAAPRGSGRPTVLPQASYGSAPPPGPARSRARGGDGLKSEKDEIYGHPLFPLLALVFEKCELATCSPRDGAGPGPGGSPGLGAGADVCSSDSFNEDIAAFAKQVRMERPLFSSNPELDNLMIQAIQVLRFHLLELEKVHDLCDNFCHRYITCLKGKMPIDLVIEDRDRDGDEPIVPCKADLDDFPPPGPGLPHQNHSWVPDHSDSGSVHLGTPGPSSGGLASQSGDNSSEQGDGLETRAASPSSGPEDDEPDHDQRQSKKRGIFPKVATNIMRAWLFQHLAHPYPSEEQKKQLAQDTGLTILQVNNWFINARRRIVQPMIDQSNRAGPGTAYSPEHGAALGAFGPDQSPGPGPPMRTTGGHATLVPPTVAS, encoded by the exons ATGGCACAGAGA TATGATGATCTGTCTCAGTATCCCGGCGTGGACAGCGCAGGCCTGGCCAACTTCTCGGAAGCCGCGCCCCGGGGGAGCGGGCGGCCCACAGTGCTGCCCCAGGCCTCCTACGGCTCCGCCCCGCCCCCAGGGCCGGCCCGGAGCCGGGCCCGAGGAGGAGACGGACTGAAGAGCGAGAAAGATGAGATCTACGG GCACCCGCTGTTTCCGCTTCTGGCTCTGGTGTTTGAGAAGTGCGAGCTGGCCACGTGCTCCCCGAGGGACGGGGCCGGCCCGGGGCCCGGGGGCAGCCCGGGCTTGGGGGCGGGGGCCGACGTCTGCTCCTCGGACTCCTTCAACGAGGACATCGCCGCCTTCGCCAAGCAG GTCCGCATGGAGAGGCCGCTGTTCTCCTCTAACCCAGAACTGGACAACCTG ATGATCCAGGCCATCCAGGTGCTTCGGTTTCATCTGCTGGAGCTGGAGAAG gtACACGACCTGTGCGACAACTTCTGCCATCGCTACATCACCTGCCTCAAGGGGAAGATGCCCATCGACCTGGTCATCGAGGACCGAGACCGAGACGGAGACGAGCCCATCGTGCCCTGCAAGGCCGACCTGGACGACTTCCCGCCCCCCGGCCCCGGCCTGCCCCACCAg AACCATTCTTGGGTCCCGGACCACAGTGACAGCGGGTCTGTGCACCTGGGCACGCCAGGTCCATCCAGCGGAGGCCTGGCCTCCCAGAGCGGGGACAACTCCAGCGAGCAGG GAGACGGGCTGGAGACCCGAGCAGCCTCCCCCAGCTCTGGGCCGGAAGACGACGAGCCCGACCACGACCAGAGGCAGAGTAAGAAGCGGGGCATCTTCCCCAAGGTGGCCACCAACATCATGAGGGCCTGGCTCTTCCAGCACCTGGCG CACCCCTACCCCTCTGAGGAGCAGAAGAAGCAGCTGGCCCAGGACACCGGTCTCACCATCCTACAGGTCAACAACTG GTTCATTAATGCCAGGAGGCGGATTGTGCAGCCCATGATTGACCAGTCCAACAGGgcag GCCCCGGCACCGCCTACAGCCCCGAGCACGGCGCAGCCCTGGGGGCCTTTGGGCCAGACCAGAGTCCGGGCCCCGGGCCCCCCATGAGGACCACCG GAGGCCACGCTACCCTGGTCCCACCCACTGTCGCTTCTTAA
- the MEIS3 gene encoding homeobox protein Meis3 isoform X1 — MAQRYDDLSQYPGVDSAGLANFSEAAPRGSGRPTVLPQASYGSAPPPGPARSRARGGDGLKSEKDEIYGHPLFPLLALVFEKCELATCSPRDGAGPGPGGSPGLGAGADVCSSDSFNEDIAAFAKQVRMERPLFSSNPELDNLMIQAIQVLRFHLLELEKVHDLCDNFCHRYITCLKGKMPIDLVIEDRDRDGDEPIVPCKADLDDFPPPGPGLPHQNHSWVPDHSDSGSVHLGTPGPSSGGLASQSGDNSSEQGDGLETRAASPSSGPEDDEPDHDQRQSKKRGIFPKVATNIMRAWLFQHLAHPYPSEEQKKQLAQDTGLTILQVNNWFINARRRIVQPMIDQSNRAGPGTAYSPEHGAALGAFGPDQSPGPGPPMRTTGKPSPHPLLPFPDCRDLPTSPASFGGPGL; from the exons ATGGCACAGAGA TATGATGATCTGTCTCAGTATCCCGGCGTGGACAGCGCAGGCCTGGCCAACTTCTCGGAAGCCGCGCCCCGGGGGAGCGGGCGGCCCACAGTGCTGCCCCAGGCCTCCTACGGCTCCGCCCCGCCCCCAGGGCCGGCCCGGAGCCGGGCCCGAGGAGGAGACGGACTGAAGAGCGAGAAAGATGAGATCTACGG GCACCCGCTGTTTCCGCTTCTGGCTCTGGTGTTTGAGAAGTGCGAGCTGGCCACGTGCTCCCCGAGGGACGGGGCCGGCCCGGGGCCCGGGGGCAGCCCGGGCTTGGGGGCGGGGGCCGACGTCTGCTCCTCGGACTCCTTCAACGAGGACATCGCCGCCTTCGCCAAGCAG GTCCGCATGGAGAGGCCGCTGTTCTCCTCTAACCCAGAACTGGACAACCTG ATGATCCAGGCCATCCAGGTGCTTCGGTTTCATCTGCTGGAGCTGGAGAAG gtACACGACCTGTGCGACAACTTCTGCCATCGCTACATCACCTGCCTCAAGGGGAAGATGCCCATCGACCTGGTCATCGAGGACCGAGACCGAGACGGAGACGAGCCCATCGTGCCCTGCAAGGCCGACCTGGACGACTTCCCGCCCCCCGGCCCCGGCCTGCCCCACCAg AACCATTCTTGGGTCCCGGACCACAGTGACAGCGGGTCTGTGCACCTGGGCACGCCAGGTCCATCCAGCGGAGGCCTGGCCTCCCAGAGCGGGGACAACTCCAGCGAGCAGG GAGACGGGCTGGAGACCCGAGCAGCCTCCCCCAGCTCTGGGCCGGAAGACGACGAGCCCGACCACGACCAGAGGCAGAGTAAGAAGCGGGGCATCTTCCCCAAGGTGGCCACCAACATCATGAGGGCCTGGCTCTTCCAGCACCTGGCG CACCCCTACCCCTCTGAGGAGCAGAAGAAGCAGCTGGCCCAGGACACCGGTCTCACCATCCTACAGGTCAACAACTG GTTCATTAATGCCAGGAGGCGGATTGTGCAGCCCATGATTGACCAGTCCAACAGGgcag GCCCCGGCACCGCCTACAGCCCCGAGCACGGCGCAGCCCTGGGGGCCTTTGGGCCAGACCAGAGTCCGGGCCCCGGGCCCCCCATGAGGACCACCGGTAAGCCCTCCCCCCACCCGCTCCTCCCGTTCCCAGACTGCAGAGATCTCCCCACTTCCCCAGCCTCCTTTGGGGGCCCAGGCTTATGA
- the MEIS3 gene encoding homeobox protein Meis3 isoform X2, protein MAQRYDDLSQYPGVDSAGLANFSEAAPRGSGRPTVLPQASYGSAPPPGPARSRARGGDGLKSEKDEIYGHPLFPLLALVFEKCELATCSPRDGAGPGPGGSPGLGAGADVCSSDSFNEDIAAFAKQVRMERPLFSSNPELDNLMIQAIQVLRFHLLELEKVHDLCDNFCHRYITCLKGKMPIDLVIEDRDRDGDEPIVPCKADLDDFPPPGPGLPHQNHSWVPDHSDSGSVHLGTPGPSSGGLASQSGDNSSEQGDGLETRAASPSSGPEDDEPDHDQRQSKKRGIFPKVATNIMRAWLFQHLAHPYPSEEQKKQLAQDTGLTILQVNNWFINARRRIVQPMIDQSNRAGPGTAYSPEHGAALGAFGPDQSPGPGPPMRTTGSMGMSVSLDRQWHYM, encoded by the exons ATGGCACAGAGA TATGATGATCTGTCTCAGTATCCCGGCGTGGACAGCGCAGGCCTGGCCAACTTCTCGGAAGCCGCGCCCCGGGGGAGCGGGCGGCCCACAGTGCTGCCCCAGGCCTCCTACGGCTCCGCCCCGCCCCCAGGGCCGGCCCGGAGCCGGGCCCGAGGAGGAGACGGACTGAAGAGCGAGAAAGATGAGATCTACGG GCACCCGCTGTTTCCGCTTCTGGCTCTGGTGTTTGAGAAGTGCGAGCTGGCCACGTGCTCCCCGAGGGACGGGGCCGGCCCGGGGCCCGGGGGCAGCCCGGGCTTGGGGGCGGGGGCCGACGTCTGCTCCTCGGACTCCTTCAACGAGGACATCGCCGCCTTCGCCAAGCAG GTCCGCATGGAGAGGCCGCTGTTCTCCTCTAACCCAGAACTGGACAACCTG ATGATCCAGGCCATCCAGGTGCTTCGGTTTCATCTGCTGGAGCTGGAGAAG gtACACGACCTGTGCGACAACTTCTGCCATCGCTACATCACCTGCCTCAAGGGGAAGATGCCCATCGACCTGGTCATCGAGGACCGAGACCGAGACGGAGACGAGCCCATCGTGCCCTGCAAGGCCGACCTGGACGACTTCCCGCCCCCCGGCCCCGGCCTGCCCCACCAg AACCATTCTTGGGTCCCGGACCACAGTGACAGCGGGTCTGTGCACCTGGGCACGCCAGGTCCATCCAGCGGAGGCCTGGCCTCCCAGAGCGGGGACAACTCCAGCGAGCAGG GAGACGGGCTGGAGACCCGAGCAGCCTCCCCCAGCTCTGGGCCGGAAGACGACGAGCCCGACCACGACCAGAGGCAGAGTAAGAAGCGGGGCATCTTCCCCAAGGTGGCCACCAACATCATGAGGGCCTGGCTCTTCCAGCACCTGGCG CACCCCTACCCCTCTGAGGAGCAGAAGAAGCAGCTGGCCCAGGACACCGGTCTCACCATCCTACAGGTCAACAACTG GTTCATTAATGCCAGGAGGCGGATTGTGCAGCCCATGATTGACCAGTCCAACAGGgcag GCCCCGGCACCGCCTACAGCCCCGAGCACGGCGCAGCCCTGGGGGCCTTTGGGCCAGACCAGAGTCCGGGCCCCGGGCCCCCCATGAGGACCACCG GGTCCATGGGCATGAGCGTGAGCCTGGACAGGCAGTGGCACTACATGTAA